From the genome of Streptomyces sp. NBC_00523:
CCCTCCTCGTCCTGGTCGCCGCCTCCTTCCTCATCTTCACCATCCTCAGGCTGGTCCCCGGCGACCCCGCCACCTCGCTCGCCGGACCCGACGCGGACGCGGCGACCGTCGCCGCGATCCGCGAACGGCTCGGCCTCGACGCACCCCTGCTCTCCCAGTACGCCCACTGGATCGGCTCGCTCCTGAAGGGCGACCTCGGACCCTCGTACGCGATCGGCGGTCAGACCGCCGACCTCATCGGCGACGGACTCGGCGCCACCACCGAACTCACCCTCGCTGCACTGGTGTTCGTGGTCGTGCTCGGTACGGCCTTCGGCGTCATCGGGGCCACCTCGCGCAACCGGTGGCTGACCGCAGCCGTCCGCGTGATCACCACCGCCGCCCTCGCCGTACCGCCGTTCGTCAGCGGCGTGCTGCTCGTCCTGGTCTTCGCCGTGGCGCTCCCCGTACTGCCGCCCGGCGGCCGGGTCGCCTTCCTGATGGCCCCGGACCTCGCCGCCCAGTACCTCGTGCTGCCGGCGCTCTGCCTCGCCCTGCCCAGCGCCGCCGTGCTCGGCCGCTACCTCAAGGACGGCATCGAACGCGGCCTCGCCGAGGACTACATCCGCACCGCGACCGCCGCCGGGATCGCCCCGCGCCGCCTGCTCTGGCGCCACACCCTGCCCAACGCCCTGCCGCCCGTCGTCACCCTGCTCGGCATGCAGGTCGGGAACCTGCTCGGCGGGGCCGTCCTGGTCGAGGCGATCTTCGCCTGGCCCGGCCTCGGACAACTCGCCGAGCAGGGCCTCCAGCGCCGCGACTACCCGGTCGTCCAGGACCTCCTGCTGCTCCTGGTCGGCGTCTTCGTCCTCGTCCAGCTGCTCACCGACCTCGTGTACGCCTGGCTCGACCCCCGGATCAGGTGGGAGTAACCCTGATGACCCAGACGACCGACCTCCTCGCCG
Proteins encoded in this window:
- a CDS encoding ABC transporter permease, producing MRSYLIRRLPSALLVLVAASFLIFTILRLVPGDPATSLAGPDADAATVAAIRERLGLDAPLLSQYAHWIGSLLKGDLGPSYAIGGQTADLIGDGLGATTELTLAALVFVVVLGTAFGVIGATSRNRWLTAAVRVITTAALAVPPFVSGVLLVLVFAVALPVLPPGGRVAFLMAPDLAAQYLVLPALCLALPSAAVLGRYLKDGIERGLAEDYIRTATAAGIAPRRLLWRHTLPNALPPVVTLLGMQVGNLLGGAVLVEAIFAWPGLGQLAEQGLQRRDYPVVQDLLLLLVGVFVLVQLLTDLVYAWLDPRIRWE